One Streptomyces sp. L2 genomic window carries:
- the argJ gene encoding bifunctional glutamate N-acetyltransferase/amino-acid acetyltransferase ArgJ — protein sequence MSVTAAKGFTAAGIAAGIKENGNPDLALVVNTGPRRAAAGVFTSNRVKAAPVLWSEQVLKSGQVTAVVLNSGGANACTGPKGFQDTHATAEKAAEVLGTGAGEVAVCSTGLIGVLLPMDKLLPGVETAAGQLSEHGGEKAAIAIKTTDTVHKTSVVAKDGWTVGGMAKGAGMLAPGLATMLVVLTTDADLDAATLDQALRAATRVTFDRVDSDGCMSTNDTVLLLASGASGLTPDHAEFAEAVRQVCDDLGQQLIRDAEGAGKDIKVEVVGAATEDDAVEVGRSIARNNLLKCAIHGEDPNWGRVLSAIGTTSAAFEPDRLNVAINGVWVCKNGSVGEDRDKVDMRYREVHIVADLAAGTETATIWTNDLTADYVHENSAYSS from the coding sequence GTGAGTGTGACGGCAGCAAAGGGATTCACGGCGGCGGGCATCGCCGCCGGGATCAAGGAGAACGGCAACCCCGACCTGGCCCTCGTGGTCAACACCGGGCCCCGCCGCGCCGCCGCCGGCGTCTTCACCTCCAACCGCGTCAAGGCCGCCCCCGTGCTCTGGTCCGAGCAGGTCCTCAAGAGCGGGCAGGTCACCGCCGTGGTCCTCAACTCCGGCGGCGCCAACGCCTGCACCGGCCCCAAGGGCTTCCAGGACACCCACGCCACCGCCGAGAAGGCGGCCGAGGTGCTCGGCACCGGCGCGGGCGAGGTCGCCGTCTGCTCCACCGGGCTCATCGGCGTCCTGCTGCCCATGGACAAGCTGCTCCCCGGCGTCGAGACCGCCGCCGGGCAGCTCTCCGAGCACGGCGGCGAGAAGGCCGCCATCGCCATCAAGACCACCGACACCGTCCACAAGACCTCCGTCGTCGCCAAGGACGGCTGGACCGTCGGCGGCATGGCCAAGGGCGCGGGCATGCTCGCCCCCGGTCTCGCCACCATGCTCGTCGTCCTCACCACCGACGCCGACCTGGACGCCGCCACCCTGGACCAGGCCCTCAGGGCGGCCACCAGGGTCACCTTCGACCGCGTCGACTCCGACGGCTGCATGTCCACCAACGACACCGTGCTGCTCCTCGCCTCCGGCGCCTCGGGCCTGACCCCGGACCACGCCGAGTTCGCGGAGGCCGTACGGCAGGTCTGCGACGACCTCGGCCAGCAGCTCATCCGGGACGCCGAGGGCGCCGGCAAGGACATCAAGGTCGAGGTGGTGGGCGCCGCGACCGAGGACGACGCCGTCGAGGTCGGCCGCTCCATCGCCCGCAACAACCTCCTCAAGTGCGCCATCCACGGCGAGGACCCCAACTGGGGCCGCGTCCTGTCCGCCATCGGCACCACCTCAGCCGCCTTCGAACCGGACCGGCTGAACGTCGCCATCAACGGCGTCTGGGTGTGCAAGAACGGCTCCGTCGGCGAGGACCGCGACAAGGTCGACATGCGCTACCGCGAGGTCCACATCGTCGCGGACCTGGCCGCCGGCACCGAGACCGCCACCATCTGGACCAACGACCTGACCGCCGACTACGTCCACGAGAACAGCGCCTATTCGTCATGA
- a CDS encoding zf-HC2 domain-containing protein: MTSDVTCERVRAYGAELALGVLPGRERAETVAHLDRCADCREHVGQLTLIGDRLIGLLPDREPPLGFESRAALRMTPAAPTLQERPQPRGPGRLRQGLRGPARRARLRIASAAVAAAVVCGFGGWAVGTAVEQVASSSTASSAVESEPLLVGDLTTPGGRGRSVGEVYAHPGSPGWIFVSLDAAASGTPYTGRVVCLLEHTDGSSVRVGDFAVRDGHGEWGVAAHVDPAALSGARLLSTGGTLLARAQLQTGHIQTPAD; encoded by the coding sequence ATGACCAGTGACGTGACCTGCGAGAGGGTACGGGCGTACGGCGCCGAGCTGGCGCTGGGCGTGCTGCCCGGCCGGGAACGCGCCGAGACGGTCGCCCACCTGGACCGGTGCGCGGACTGCCGGGAGCACGTCGGGCAGCTCACCCTGATCGGCGACCGGCTGATCGGCCTGCTCCCGGACCGCGAACCACCGCTCGGGTTCGAGTCCCGGGCGGCGCTCCGCATGACCCCGGCCGCGCCGACGCTCCAGGAACGCCCGCAGCCCCGCGGCCCCGGACGGCTGCGCCAGGGCCTGCGGGGACCCGCCCGGCGTGCCCGGCTGCGGATCGCGTCGGCCGCGGTGGCCGCGGCGGTCGTCTGCGGCTTCGGCGGCTGGGCCGTCGGCACCGCCGTCGAACAGGTCGCGTCCTCCTCGACGGCCTCGTCCGCCGTGGAGTCCGAACCCCTGCTGGTCGGTGACCTCACCACGCCGGGCGGCCGCGGCCGGTCCGTCGGCGAGGTCTACGCCCACCCCGGCAGCCCCGGCTGGATCTTCGTGTCCCTCGACGCGGCCGCCTCGGGCACGCCGTACACCGGCCGGGTCGTCTGCCTGCTGGAGCACACCGACGGCAGCTCCGTCCGCGTCGGTGACTTCGCGGTACGCGACGGGCACGGCGAGTGGGGCGTGGCGGCCCACGTCGACCCCGCCGCGCTGTCCGGCGCCCGCCTGCTGTCCACGGGCGGCACGCTCCTGGCCCGGGCCCAGTTGCAGACCGGGCACATCCAGACCCCGGCGGACTGA
- a CDS encoding arginine repressor, which yields MSQAQEHEHAEQPGAGPAVPQTRTARHRRIVDILNRQPVRSQSQLAKLLADDGLSVTQATLSRDLDELNAVKIRNTDGDLIYAVPSEGGFRTPRAPLGGSAKEERMRRLSQELLISAEASANLVVLRTPPGAAQFLASAIDQAELHDILGTIAGDDTLLLISREPDGGQALADHLLRLAQNGH from the coding sequence ATGAGCCAGGCGCAGGAACACGAGCACGCGGAACAGCCGGGCGCCGGGCCCGCCGTACCGCAGACCCGCACCGCACGCCACCGCCGGATCGTGGACATCCTCAACCGGCAGCCGGTGCGCTCGCAGAGCCAGCTGGCCAAGCTGCTCGCCGACGACGGGCTGAGCGTCACCCAGGCGACGCTCTCCCGCGACCTCGACGAGCTGAACGCGGTCAAGATCCGCAACACCGACGGCGACCTGATCTACGCGGTGCCCAGCGAGGGCGGCTTCCGCACCCCGCGCGCACCGCTCGGCGGGTCGGCCAAGGAGGAGCGCATGCGGCGCCTCTCCCAAGAGCTGCTGATCTCCGCGGAGGCCTCGGCCAACCTCGTGGTCCTGCGCACCCCGCCGGGTGCCGCCCAGTTCCTCGCCTCGGCGATCGACCAGGCCGAGCTGCACGACATCCTCGGCACCATCGCCGGCGACGACACCCTGCTGCTGATCAGCCGCGAGCCGGACGGCGGCCAGGCCCTCGCGGACCACCTGCTGCGGCTGGCGCAGAACGGGCACTGA
- a CDS encoding FMN-binding protein codes for MRKSHPLRRVVLAGAATVSGVVLLLSLKPAGNAAPATAAGGAPQRSAAGQESPQGGAQGGVRPGGTGTVTGDATQTQYGTVQVRLTVSDGKITKAEAVQAPKGGISDQKTALAVPKLNQEAVTAQSARIDAVSGATYTSDGYKESLQSALDKVKPASSGSGAGSPSGSGAKSGSGSGAASGSGAASGSGSGSGSGSGSASGSGSGSAQGRTVTGKAVRTDYGTVQVRITVSGGRIVRAEALQAPKGGISDQKTALAVPKLNVEAVTTGSAHIDAVSGATYTSDGYKESLQSALDQAGV; via the coding sequence ATGAGGAAGAGCCACCCCCTCCGGCGTGTCGTGCTGGCCGGCGCCGCCACCGTGTCCGGGGTCGTGCTGCTGCTGTCGCTGAAGCCCGCGGGCAACGCGGCCCCGGCGACGGCGGCCGGCGGGGCCCCGCAGCGCTCGGCGGCCGGGCAGGAGTCACCGCAGGGCGGAGCCCAGGGCGGGGTACGGCCCGGCGGCACCGGGACGGTCACGGGGGACGCGACGCAGACCCAGTACGGGACCGTGCAGGTGCGGCTCACCGTCAGCGACGGGAAGATCACCAAGGCGGAGGCGGTGCAGGCGCCCAAGGGCGGGATCAGCGACCAGAAGACCGCGCTCGCCGTGCCGAAGCTCAACCAGGAGGCGGTGACGGCCCAGAGCGCGCGGATCGACGCGGTGTCCGGGGCGACGTACACGAGCGACGGGTACAAGGAGTCGCTGCAGTCGGCGCTGGACAAGGTGAAGCCGGCCTCGTCCGGGTCCGGTGCGGGGTCGCCTTCAGGGTCGGGTGCCAAGTCCGGTTCGGGTTCAGGTGCAGCTTCCGGCTCGGGTGCAGCTTCCGGTTCAGGTTCCGGCTCCGGCTCCGGCTCCGGCTCAGCTTCCGGTTCAGGTTCCGGCTCCGCGCAGGGCCGTACCGTCACCGGGAAGGCCGTGCGGACCGACTACGGGACCGTGCAGGTCCGGATCACGGTCAGCGGGGGCAGGATCGTCAGGGCGGAGGCACTCCAGGCGCCCAAGGGCGGGATCAGCGACCAGAAGACCGCGCTCGCCGTGCCGAAGCTCAACGTGGAGGCGGTGACGACGGGGTCCGCGCACATCGACGCCGTGTCCGGGGCCACCTACACGAGCGACGGGTACAAGGAGTCGCTGCAGTCGGCGCTGGACCAGGCCGGTGTCTGA
- a CDS encoding FAD:protein FMN transferase produces MGTVFSFDVRGGEPGAVRAALQEAVAGLHRADALFSTYRPDSEVSRLARGELALGDCSPDVTEVLELAAEAERLSEGWFSTRYRGSLDPTGIVKGWSAERAARELAEVDGVCGVSVNGGGDVQMLGAPEPQRPWRIGVADPLRPGGLAAVISAAGVAELSVATSGTAERGDHIVDPRTGRSAVTDLVSVTVVGPRLTFVDCWATAAFAMGSRAGLAWLESLPDVEALLITAGDEVRCTAGLADRLG; encoded by the coding sequence ATGGGCACCGTCTTCTCCTTCGACGTCCGCGGCGGGGAACCCGGTGCCGTACGGGCCGCGCTCCAGGAGGCGGTCGCGGGCCTGCACCGGGCCGACGCGCTGTTCAGCACCTACCGGCCGGACAGCGAGGTGTCCCGGCTCGCCCGGGGCGAACTGGCTCTGGGCGACTGCTCCCCCGACGTCACCGAGGTGCTGGAGCTGGCGGCCGAGGCGGAGCGGCTGAGCGAGGGCTGGTTCAGCACCCGGTACCGGGGCTCGCTCGACCCGACCGGCATCGTCAAGGGCTGGTCCGCGGAGCGGGCCGCGCGGGAGCTGGCCGAGGTCGACGGGGTGTGCGGGGTCAGCGTCAACGGCGGCGGGGATGTGCAGATGCTGGGTGCGCCGGAGCCGCAGCGGCCGTGGCGGATCGGGGTGGCCGATCCGCTCCGGCCGGGCGGGCTGGCGGCGGTGATCTCGGCCGCGGGGGTGGCCGAGTTGTCGGTGGCGACATCGGGCACGGCGGAGCGCGGGGACCACATCGTCGACCCGCGCACCGGCCGCTCGGCGGTCACGGACCTGGTCTCGGTCACCGTGGTGGGCCCCCGCCTGACCTTCGTGGACTGCTGGGCCACGGCCGCCTTCGCGATGGGGTCGCGAGCCGGCCTCGCCTGGCTGGAGTCCCTGCCGGACGTGGAGGCCCTGCTGATCACGGCGGGCGACGAGGTCCGCTGCACCGCGGGACTGGCCGACCGGCTGGGCTGA
- the argB gene encoding acetylglutamate kinase, protein MSNVTRKHTALPKAQILIEALPWLTRHHGRIVVIKFGGNAMVDAELKAAFAQDVVFLRHAGLKPVVVHGGGPQISAALDRHGIVSEFKAGLRVTTEDAMDVVRMVLAGQVQRELVGLLNQHGPLAVGLTGEDAHTITATRHRPEIDGELVDIGRVGEITDIDTGAIEALLADGRIPVVSSIARSQDDGHVYNVNADTAAAALAAALGAETLMVLTDVEGLYENWPDSDEVISRLTASQLEKLLPELSSGMVPKMEGCLHAVRGGVHTARVIDGRVQHSILLEIFTDEGIGTMVVPDEPDDHEGES, encoded by the coding sequence ATGAGCAATGTGACCCGCAAACACACGGCACTGCCCAAGGCCCAGATCCTCATCGAGGCGCTGCCCTGGCTGACCCGGCACCACGGCAGGATCGTCGTCATCAAGTTCGGCGGCAACGCCATGGTCGACGCGGAGCTGAAGGCCGCCTTCGCCCAGGACGTCGTCTTCCTGCGGCACGCCGGCCTCAAGCCGGTCGTCGTGCACGGTGGCGGCCCGCAGATCAGCGCCGCCCTCGACCGGCACGGCATCGTCAGCGAGTTCAAGGCCGGCCTGCGCGTCACCACCGAGGACGCCATGGACGTCGTACGGATGGTGCTGGCCGGCCAGGTGCAGCGGGAGCTGGTCGGGCTGCTCAACCAGCACGGCCCGCTCGCCGTCGGCCTCACCGGCGAGGACGCGCACACCATCACCGCCACCCGGCACCGGCCCGAGATCGACGGCGAACTGGTCGACATCGGACGGGTCGGCGAGATCACCGACATCGACACCGGCGCCATCGAGGCGCTGCTCGCCGACGGCCGCATCCCGGTCGTGTCGTCCATCGCCCGCTCCCAGGACGACGGGCACGTCTACAACGTCAACGCCGACACCGCGGCCGCCGCGCTCGCCGCCGCCCTCGGCGCCGAGACGCTGATGGTCCTCACCGACGTCGAGGGCCTCTACGAGAACTGGCCCGACTCCGACGAGGTGATCAGCCGCCTCACCGCCTCCCAGCTGGAGAAGCTGCTGCCGGAGCTGTCCTCCGGGATGGTGCCGAAGATGGAGGGCTGCCTGCACGCCGTGCGCGGCGGCGTGCACACCGCCCGCGTCATCGACGGGCGGGTCCAGCACTCGATCCTGCTGGAGATCTTCACCGACGAGGGCATCGGCACGATGGTCGTGCCCGACGAGCCCGACGACCACGAGGGGGAGTCATGA
- the argC gene encoding N-acetyl-gamma-glutamyl-phosphate reductase, with translation MAVRAAVAGASGYAGGELLRLLLAHPEVEIGALTGNSNAGQRLGALQPHLLPLADRVLAETTAEQLAGHDVVFLALPHGQSAAVAEQLGPDVLVVDMGADFRLTDPADWERFYGSPHAGTWPYGLPELPGARAALEGSKRVAVPGCYPTAVSLALYPAYASRLAGPEAVIVAASGTSGAGKAPKPHLLGSEVMGSMTPYGVGGGHRHTPEMIQNLSGAAGERISVSFTPTLAPMPRGILATCSAAARPGVTAESLRAAYEKAYADEPFVHLLPEGRWPATGSVYGSNAVQVQVAYDAEAGRVIAISAIDNLTKGTAGGAVQSMNLALGLAETTGLTTIGVAP, from the coding sequence ATGGCGGTACGTGCGGCGGTGGCCGGAGCGAGCGGATACGCGGGCGGAGAACTCCTGCGCCTGCTCCTCGCACACCCCGAGGTCGAGATCGGTGCCCTGACCGGCAACTCCAACGCCGGGCAGCGGCTCGGCGCGCTCCAGCCGCACCTGCTGCCGCTGGCCGACCGGGTGCTGGCCGAGACGACGGCCGAGCAGCTCGCCGGGCACGACGTCGTCTTCCTGGCGCTGCCCCACGGGCAGTCCGCCGCCGTCGCCGAACAGCTCGGCCCGGACGTCCTCGTCGTCGACATGGGCGCCGACTTCCGGCTGACGGACCCGGCCGACTGGGAGCGGTTCTACGGCTCCCCGCACGCCGGCACCTGGCCCTACGGCCTTCCCGAACTTCCGGGTGCCCGTGCCGCGCTGGAGGGGTCCAAGCGCGTCGCGGTGCCCGGTTGCTACCCCACCGCGGTCTCCCTCGCCCTGTATCCGGCCTACGCGAGCCGGCTCGCCGGGCCCGAGGCCGTGATCGTCGCCGCCTCCGGCACCTCCGGGGCCGGCAAGGCGCCCAAGCCGCACCTGCTGGGCAGCGAGGTCATGGGCTCCATGACCCCCTACGGCGTCGGCGGCGGCCACCGGCACACCCCCGAGATGATCCAGAACCTCAGCGGAGCGGCCGGCGAGCGGATCTCGGTGTCGTTCACCCCGACGCTCGCACCCATGCCCCGCGGCATCCTCGCCACGTGCAGCGCGGCGGCCCGGCCCGGCGTCACCGCCGAGTCCCTGCGCGCCGCCTACGAGAAGGCCTATGCCGACGAGCCGTTCGTCCACCTGCTCCCCGAGGGCCGGTGGCCGGCCACCGGCTCCGTGTACGGCTCCAACGCCGTCCAGGTGCAGGTGGCGTACGACGCCGAAGCCGGCCGGGTCATCGCGATCAGCGCCATCGACAACCTGACCAAGGGCACCGCGGGCGGTGCCGTGCAGAGCATGAACCTCGCCCTCGGTCTCGCCGAGACCACCGGATTGACCACGATCGGAGTCGCGCCGTGA
- a CDS encoding serine/threonine-protein kinase, with protein MSVSSVRRAPPLLAPGARPAPGYQILAHLTRTGWLDVYDAWSAERDCRCVVKVVRPDRRNEPRMTGRLLREGRWLREFSHPHLVRGYDAFDGPEPLVVLETLTGETLSHLVDRLRRRPSAADVALLGVQLCSAVHYLHGRGLLHLDLKPSNVVVDRGHAKVLDLSVARPPGPAPAGLGTFGYLSPEQARGGPLTAAADVWGIGVTLFEVACGDVPFDPGETVDDPDDSDGGDDSDGGSGGGPFGDGPGDWYPQLEESAPPVVSRRRLPSALAAAIDRCLLPDPASRPIVAALAAALDATLPVRQRPAPRV; from the coding sequence GTGAGCGTCTCCAGCGTCCGGCGGGCCCCGCCACTCCTGGCCCCGGGCGCCCGGCCGGCCCCCGGCTACCAGATCCTCGCCCACCTCACCCGCACCGGCTGGCTCGACGTGTACGACGCCTGGAGCGCGGAGCGGGACTGCCGGTGCGTGGTCAAGGTCGTGCGGCCCGACCGGCGGAACGAGCCGCGGATGACCGGACGGCTGCTGCGGGAGGGCCGCTGGCTGCGCGAGTTCAGCCATCCGCACCTGGTACGCGGCTACGACGCCTTCGACGGCCCCGAGCCGCTCGTGGTCCTGGAGACCCTGACCGGGGAGACGCTGTCCCACCTGGTGGACCGGCTGCGGCGCCGGCCGTCCGCCGCCGACGTGGCGCTGCTCGGCGTGCAGTTGTGCTCGGCGGTCCACTACCTGCACGGCCGGGGCCTGCTGCACCTGGACCTGAAGCCGTCCAACGTGGTGGTGGACCGCGGGCACGCGAAGGTGCTCGATCTCAGCGTGGCGCGGCCCCCCGGTCCGGCGCCGGCCGGGCTGGGCACGTTCGGCTACCTCTCGCCGGAGCAGGCCCGCGGCGGGCCGCTGACGGCCGCCGCCGACGTGTGGGGCATCGGCGTCACGTTGTTCGAGGTCGCCTGCGGTGACGTGCCGTTCGACCCCGGCGAGACCGTGGACGACCCGGACGACTCGGACGGCGGGGACGACTCCGACGGCGGGAGCGGCGGCGGCCCGTTCGGTGACGGTCCCGGCGACTGGTATCCCCAGCTGGAGGAGAGCGCCCCGCCGGTCGTGTCCCGGCGCCGGCTGCCGTCCGCGCTGGCCGCCGCCATCGACCGCTGTCTGCTGCCCGACCCGGCGTCCCGGCCCATCGTCGCCGCGCTGGCCGCCGCCCTCGACGCGACCCTCCCCGTCCGGCAGCGCCCCGCTCCCCGCGTCTGA
- a CDS encoding acetylornithine transaminase, whose amino-acid sequence MSNQELTARWQGALMNNYGTPRLPLVRGEGSTVWDAEGTRYLDFVGGIATNALGHAHPAIVEAVTRQIGSLGHISNFFMAEPTVALAERLLGLFGREGRVFFCNSGAEANEAAFKIGRLTGRTHVVATEGGFHGRTMGALALTGQPGKREPFQPLPGDVTHVPFGDAQALAAAVTEETALVVIEPIQGELGVVVPPPGYLKAARAITAATGALLVLDEVQTGIGRTGHWFEYQAHDGVLPDVVTLAKQLGGGLPLGATVAFGRAADLLHPGHHGTTFGGNPVACAAGLAVLDTIESEGLLENVKRQSGQLRDGIESLGHPMIDHVRGAGLLLGIVLTGPHASQVQQTAQEAGFLVNAPAPDVVRLMPALNIGDDEVDAFLRALPGILGAVDPGHGDGRSGE is encoded by the coding sequence ATGAGCAACCAGGAGCTGACCGCGCGCTGGCAGGGCGCGCTGATGAACAACTACGGCACGCCGAGGCTGCCCCTCGTGCGCGGCGAGGGCTCCACGGTCTGGGACGCCGAGGGCACCCGATACCTCGACTTCGTCGGCGGCATCGCGACCAACGCCCTCGGCCACGCCCACCCCGCGATCGTCGAGGCCGTGACCCGGCAGATCGGCTCCCTGGGCCACATCTCCAACTTCTTCATGGCCGAGCCGACCGTCGCCCTCGCCGAACGCCTGCTCGGGCTGTTCGGCCGGGAGGGCAGGGTCTTCTTCTGCAACTCCGGCGCCGAGGCCAACGAGGCCGCGTTCAAGATCGGCCGGCTGACCGGACGGACCCATGTCGTCGCCACCGAGGGCGGCTTCCACGGCCGGACCATGGGCGCCCTCGCGCTCACCGGGCAGCCCGGCAAGCGGGAGCCGTTCCAGCCGCTGCCCGGCGACGTCACCCACGTGCCCTTCGGCGACGCGCAGGCCCTGGCCGCCGCCGTCACCGAGGAGACCGCCCTCGTCGTCATCGAGCCCATCCAGGGCGAACTCGGCGTCGTCGTCCCGCCGCCCGGCTATCTGAAGGCGGCCCGCGCCATCACCGCCGCGACCGGCGCCCTCCTCGTCCTCGACGAGGTGCAGACCGGCATCGGCCGCACCGGGCACTGGTTCGAGTACCAGGCCCACGACGGCGTGCTGCCCGATGTCGTCACCCTCGCCAAGCAGCTCGGCGGCGGCCTGCCGCTCGGCGCCACCGTCGCCTTCGGACGCGCCGCCGACCTGCTCCACCCCGGCCACCACGGCACGACCTTCGGTGGCAATCCGGTCGCCTGCGCCGCCGGACTCGCCGTCCTCGACACCATCGAGTCCGAGGGCCTGCTGGAGAACGTCAAGCGGCAGAGCGGCCAACTCCGCGACGGGATCGAGTCCCTCGGCCACCCGATGATCGACCATGTCCGGGGCGCGGGCCTGTTGCTGGGTATCGTGCTCACCGGGCCACACGCGTCACAGGTGCAGCAGACGGCCCAGGAGGCCGGTTTCCTGGTGAACGCGCCCGCCCCCGACGTCGTCCGGCTCATGCCGGCGCTGAACATCGGCGACGACGAGGTGGACGCCTTCCTCCGGGCGCTGCCCGGCATCCTCGGCGCGGTGGACCCGGGACACGGGGACGGACGATCCGGAGAATGA
- a CDS encoding ABC transporter ATP-binding protein, translating into MPAERTGVRRTRSAPRSSSDAVVAAAPPVPLREVFRRFWPYTRGGRRWFAPILLFSLIGPCVDAAEIWLFKVVVDEVLVPRDLHPFLWIAPAYLGLIICSGALGYADDVTSTWVSERFLLGLRSDVFRHVQGLSLGFFERRRLGDVLSRVTGDVDAVETFLLSGVANALYYVVRLGVFLGLLVYLRWDLTLLALFIVPLFWAAARHFSRLIKDASRERRRRSGSISAIAEESLGNVALVQAYNRQEWEERRFDTENEGRFRAAMASARIRAVYGPVVEIIEVSGGLAVMGLGTWKLAQGQLTLGGLLVFLALITKLYSPVRSLSHLGTTFYAASASAERIIELLDQRPQVAEATGARRTGRVRGEVAFDGVGFRYPGSPAWALTDVSFHVAPGETLALVGASGAGKSTVAKLQLRFYDPDRGAVLLDGTDLRELRLTDVRESVAVVLQETLVFHGTVRENIAYGRPGATDAEIVAAARAADAHAFVERLPAGYDTLVGQRGRTLSGGQCQRLAIARAMIRDAPVLLLDEPTTGLDVRSGRRIMDPLRRLMAGRTTVVISHNLLTVRDADRVVVLDQGRVVEQGAHEDLLRHEGPYARLHRLNAMTGLPDGKKVLS; encoded by the coding sequence ATGCCGGCTGAGCGGACCGGAGTCCGGAGGACCCGGTCCGCTCCGCGGTCGTCCTCCGACGCCGTGGTCGCGGCGGCGCCCCCGGTGCCGCTGCGCGAGGTGTTCCGGAGGTTCTGGCCCTACACCCGGGGCGGCCGGCGCTGGTTCGCGCCGATCCTCCTGTTCAGCCTCATCGGCCCGTGCGTGGACGCGGCGGAGATCTGGCTGTTCAAGGTCGTCGTGGACGAGGTGCTCGTCCCCCGGGACCTGCATCCCTTCCTGTGGATCGCACCGGCCTACCTGGGCCTCATCATCTGCTCGGGCGCCCTCGGCTACGCGGACGACGTCACCTCCACCTGGGTCAGCGAACGGTTCCTGCTCGGGCTGCGCTCCGACGTGTTCCGGCACGTCCAGGGCCTCTCCCTCGGCTTCTTCGAGCGCCGCCGGCTCGGGGACGTGCTGTCCCGGGTCACCGGCGACGTCGACGCGGTCGAGACGTTCCTGCTCTCGGGCGTCGCGAACGCCCTCTACTACGTGGTCCGGCTCGGCGTCTTCCTCGGGCTGCTGGTCTACCTGCGCTGGGACCTGACCCTGCTCGCCCTGTTCATCGTGCCGCTGTTCTGGGCCGCCGCCCGGCACTTCTCCCGGCTGATCAAGGACGCCTCGCGGGAACGCAGACGGCGCAGCGGCTCGATCAGCGCCATCGCCGAGGAGTCGCTGGGCAACGTCGCGCTGGTGCAGGCGTACAACCGGCAGGAGTGGGAGGAGCGCCGGTTCGACACGGAGAACGAGGGCCGGTTCCGGGCGGCGATGGCGTCGGCGCGGATCCGTGCCGTCTACGGTCCCGTCGTCGAGATCATCGAGGTGTCCGGCGGTCTCGCGGTCATGGGGCTGGGCACCTGGAAGCTCGCCCAGGGCCAGCTCACGCTGGGCGGGCTGCTGGTCTTCCTGGCCCTCATCACCAAGCTGTACAGCCCGGTGCGCTCCCTGTCCCACCTCGGGACCACCTTCTACGCGGCCTCCGCCTCGGCCGAACGCATCATCGAACTCCTGGACCAGCGGCCCCAGGTCGCCGAGGCCACGGGCGCCCGGCGGACCGGCCGGGTACGGGGCGAGGTGGCCTTCGACGGTGTCGGCTTCCGCTATCCGGGCTCACCGGCCTGGGCCCTGACGGACGTCTCCTTCCACGTCGCGCCGGGCGAGACCCTGGCGCTGGTCGGGGCCAGCGGCGCCGGCAAGTCGACCGTCGCCAAGCTCCAACTGCGCTTCTACGACCCCGACCGGGGAGCCGTCCTCCTCGACGGGACCGACCTGCGCGAGCTGCGCCTCACCGACGTGCGGGAGAGCGTCGCGGTGGTGCTGCAGGAGACCCTCGTCTTCCACGGCACCGTGCGCGAGAACATCGCCTACGGCCGGCCGGGAGCGACCGACGCGGAGATCGTCGCCGCGGCCCGCGCGGCGGACGCCCACGCGTTCGTCGAGCGCCTCCCGGCGGGCTACGACACCCTGGTCGGCCAGCGCGGCCGGACCCTGTCCGGCGGCCAGTGCCAGCGCCTGGCGATCGCCCGCGCGATGATCAGGGACGCGCCCGTGCTGCTGCTCGACGAGCCGACCACCGGGCTCGACGTCCGCTCCGGGCGGCGGATCATGGACCCGCTGCGCCGGCTGATGGCCGGGCGGACCACGGTCGTCATCTCCCACAACCTGCTCACCGTCCGGGACGCCGACCGCGTCGTCGTCCTCGACCAGGGGCGGGTCGTCGAACAGGGCGCCCACGAGGACCTGCTCCGGCACGAGGGACCGTACGCCCGCCTGCACCGGCTGAACGCCATGACCGGGCTCCCCGACGGCAAGAAGGTGCTGTCGTGA
- a CDS encoding RNA polymerase sigma factor, whose protein sequence is MSGFRFPVGRLPDEALLSGLSTGDPELAVTFVRRFQHRVFGVAMAVTGDRQLAEDIAQQTFERAWRHAQIYDPRRGSVTTWLTTIAHNLAIDAVRARRTQPVPPEDLDALLGIVTETPERWALADEASAQLRAAVARLPREQARALVMAGIYGLTAQQVADSEGIPLGTAKTRIRAAMGKLRTTLAAPGPQSRGDHDQ, encoded by the coding sequence GTGTCGGGTTTCCGGTTCCCCGTCGGGCGCCTCCCGGACGAGGCTCTCCTCTCCGGGCTGTCCACGGGCGACCCGGAACTCGCGGTCACCTTCGTACGGAGGTTCCAGCACCGCGTCTTCGGTGTCGCCATGGCCGTCACCGGGGACCGGCAGCTCGCCGAGGACATCGCCCAGCAGACCTTCGAACGGGCCTGGCGCCACGCGCAGATCTACGACCCGCGCCGCGGCTCGGTCACGACCTGGCTGACGACCATCGCGCACAACCTCGCCATCGACGCCGTCCGCGCCCGCCGGACGCAGCCGGTGCCGCCCGAGGACCTGGACGCGCTCCTCGGCATCGTCACCGAGACCCCCGAGCGGTGGGCGCTGGCCGACGAGGCCTCCGCCCAGCTCCGGGCCGCCGTGGCGCGGCTGCCGCGGGAACAGGCTCGTGCCCTGGTGATGGCGGGCATCTACGGCCTGACGGCCCAGCAGGTCGCCGACTCCGAAGGCATCCCGCTGGGCACCGCCAAGACGCGGATACGGGCCGCGATGGGCAAGCTGAGGACCACGCTCGCGGCACCGGGGCCGCAGAGCCGAGGCGACCATGACCAGTGA